The genomic stretch TTGAAGAGAGCGAACGTCCTGGCGTCTCCTTCTACGGTCGACACGTCGTGAAACGTATTAACGTAGATTTCGATCCAATGGTTGGCCTCGCGTAAACTCCAGTGCCAGTTTATCTTCACCAGTTCCGCCACAAAATCCTCAGTAGTGACAGTCCTGCGTCCTTTCTCGCTTATCTTGATAGCACACTTAAATGCAGCATCAATCTCGTATCTTCTTGGCATTTTTTACCGCCCAAATAACTGTACATGTATACAGTATAATCGTGAAGTATTAGGATTGTGAAGGCCTGCTATTGGAGAAAATCTTAGAGGGCTGATCTGGAAGGAGGGATTTTAATCCCCAGCAGTATCGATATGCATCACTCTATGGCACTGCAAGCGCTGGAACAGAGCATGGGTTCGTGGGAAAATGTCTCATAGTTGTTAATTTTAGGGTTTAGAAGGCGTGCTTATACATATCGAAACGGCTGCACAAATGTTAGGGATCAGCACTGGCGAACTCTTCCATTGCATAACAAGAACTGGGAATGTTTTGGGCTTAAAGCTGCCAAAAACCAAGAACACGAAGCCTGGTGACAACATGCCACACTACATGTTTGTAATGGATGATTTCATAGAGTTTGCAAAAGAGTTTAAGAAACACAAGAGGTCAATGGATAGAAAAGTTATTCCCATGCCCCCAAAATGCAAGCCAAGATAATCAAAACAGAAGTAACCCCTCAACGGCTCATTATCTGACCGGTTAGTGTTTTTTTCCGGAAATAAACGCTAAGTTTGTTTGCTAAATGCTGATCGCTATGCCTTGTGATGATAGAATTCCAAACCTAATCCCGCCACAACTCATTACAAATGCTAAAATTATTCTCCCGCTATATCTCTGTAGGTGTCGTCAATACCTGCATACATTGGGCCGTGTTCGCTTGTGGAGTCTACTTGGCAGGCGTGAACCAGGCGGCGGCAAACTTTATCGCTTTTTTGGTGGCTGTCAGCTTCTCATTCTTTGCTAATGCTAAATTCACTTTTAAAGCAGAAGCCACCTCAAAAGGTTATGTACTTTATGTCGGCTTTATGGGGATTATGAGTTTAATCACTGGTAAAGTTTCTGACTACTATCATATAAACCCACTTATTACCCTTATTGAGTTTTCCGCCATTAGCTTAATATGCGGATTTCTGTTTTCCAAATTTGTGATATTCAAGGAATCGAAATGAAAATATCTCTCGTAGTCCCTGTTTACAATGAAGAGGACGCCATCCCTATTTTCTACAAAACAGTGCGCGAGTTCGATGGATTGAAAGATCATTTGATCGAGTTGGTTTTTGTCAATGATGGAAGCAAAGACTCTACGGAAGCAATAATTCATGCTCTTGCATTATCAGATTCAAACGTTAAAGCAATAAGCTTTACGAGAAACTTCGGCAAAGAGCCTGCTCTATTTGCCGGGCTAGAACATGCTTCCGGTGATGCAATTATCCCTATTGACGTAGATTTGCAAGACCCGATCGAAGTAATACCCAGGCTGATTGAAAAGTGGCTCGATGGTGCTGATATGGTTCTGGCAAAAAGAACAGACAGGTCTACTGACGGTCACTTAAAACGCAAATCAGCTGAAATGTTCTACAAGCTTCACAACAAAATAAGCAATCCAAAGATTGAGGAAAATGTTGGCGATTTCCGTCTAATGTCGCGTGACGTTGTCGAAAACATTAAGCTCATGCCTGAGCGAAACCTATTTATGAAGGGAATTCTTAGCTGGGTTGGGGGCAAAACAGAGGTAGTTGAATACTCACGCGCAGAGCGTGTGGCGGGGACATCGAAGTTTAATGGCTGGAAGTTATGGAATCTGGCTCTGGAAGGAATAACAAGCTTTTCAACCTTCCCTCTCCGGATTTGGACATACATAGGACTACTAGTTGCTTTTATTTCGTTCATTTATGGTGGGTGGCTAGTTGTCGATACCTTGGCGTTCGGCAATCCAGTTCATGGTTACCCTTCTGTTATGGTTTCGATTCTTTTCCTTGGTGGAATTCAGCTTATTGGGATTGGCGTCCTTGGGGAATACATTGGCAGAATTTACACTGAAACGAAAAGTCGCCCACGATACATTACTAAAAAAATGGATTAATCATGATTAAAAGAAATCACTTAGCGTATATTTTTGCCTCGGCTTGTTTAGCTATCGGCGCAGCAATTAGTTTCTATCTATCATCGCGATATTTTTCAGCCGACCCTGATTTTTTGAACTCATCGATTGTTTGGAGTGAAATAAAAACACGTGGCTTAAAAATAATGCAGGAGTGGAGCCCAACCGTTGATAATTGGTACATATCAATTTATCCAATCCACTTTTTAGTATTTTTAATTTTTGGTACGCCAACTATTTTAATGCTAAAGATAATGGCCGCATTTCAGATAACAATCTG from Rahnella sikkimica encodes the following:
- a CDS encoding GtrA family protein; translation: MLKLFSRYISVGVVNTCIHWAVFACGVYLAGVNQAAANFIAFLVAVSFSFFANAKFTFKAEATSKGYVLYVGFMGIMSLITGKVSDYYHINPLITLIEFSAISLICGFLFSKFVIFKESK
- a CDS encoding glycosyltransferase family 2 protein codes for the protein MKISLVVPVYNEEDAIPIFYKTVREFDGLKDHLIELVFVNDGSKDSTEAIIHALALSDSNVKAISFTRNFGKEPALFAGLEHASGDAIIPIDVDLQDPIEVIPRLIEKWLDGADMVLAKRTDRSTDGHLKRKSAEMFYKLHNKISNPKIEENVGDFRLMSRDVVENIKLMPERNLFMKGILSWVGGKTEVVEYSRAERVAGTSKFNGWKLWNLALEGITSFSTFPLRIWTYIGLLVAFISFIYGGWLVVDTLAFGNPVHGYPSVMVSILFLGGIQLIGIGVLGEYIGRIYTETKSRPRYITKKMD